From one Buchnera aphidicola (Cinara strobi) genomic stretch:
- the rnc gene encoding ribonuclease III: MSSIMIKKIQKFLGYTFTNVSLLKHALTHRSASTKHNERLEFLGDSILSFIIAKALYHHFPKVNEGGMSRMRATLVRGNTLAEIASEFSLGKYLKLGQGEKKSGGFKRESILANAIEAIIASIFLDSNIYTVERIVLQWYKNRFKKMSPIGTKKDPKTRLQEYLQSKHSPLPIYHVEQIYGAAHNQIFTISCKIQGLSEVLIGIGASRRKAEQDSAQNALIRLEVE, encoded by the coding sequence ATGAGCTCTATAATGATAAAAAAAATACAAAAATTTCTTGGTTATACTTTTACTAATGTATCATTATTAAAACATGCTTTAACCCACAGAAGCGCTAGCACAAAACATAACGAAAGATTAGAATTTTTAGGAGATTCTATTCTTAGTTTTATTATTGCAAAAGCATTATATCATCATTTTCCAAAAGTAAACGAAGGGGGAATGAGTAGAATGAGGGCTACCTTAGTTCGAGGGAATACATTAGCAGAAATAGCATCAGAGTTTTCTTTAGGAAAATATCTTAAATTAGGGCAAGGAGAAAAAAAAAGTGGCGGATTTAAACGTGAATCTATATTAGCAAACGCTATAGAGGCAATTATAGCTAGCATTTTCTTAGATAGTAATATCTATACTGTAGAAAGAATTGTTTTGCAATGGTATAAAAACCGTTTTAAAAAAATGAGCCCTATTGGAACAAAAAAGGATCCTAAAACACGATTACAAGAATACTTACAATCAAAACACTCTCCTTTACCAATATATCATGTAGAGCAAATATACGGAGCAGCACATAACCAAATTTTTACTATTTCTTGTAAAATACAGGGTTTGTCAGAAGTATTAATTGGTATAGGTGCTAGTAGAAGAAAAGCAGAACAAGATTCTGCTCAAAACGCTCTAATACGATTAGAGGTAGAATAA
- the lepB gene encoding signal peptidase I, whose product MLTSIIIVLYSFNYKKNFNYINFQKKKKKKKKIIELIKNFLILILILIVRLFFFESYIISSGSMKPTLFTGDCVIVQKFFINTNNHNYHIWKNFYKPKRNDVIVFKNIHDNNINYVKRIVGVPGDIIFYHPFEKKIYIIKNKNFFLKKKDKFLSSNFIKNHKYKKLNFINTYHTLRLICCTEKHNGYSHDIIIIKGIKNCLFSINRGNKYIQKWVWIIPKDQYFVMGDNRDKSFDSRFWGVISKRNILGKVKFIWFSCNYTSKIWLKIVRFNRIFKKIQ is encoded by the coding sequence ATGTTAACCAGTATAATCATTGTATTATATTCATTTAATTATAAAAAAAATTTTAATTATATAAATTTTCAAAAAAAAAAAAAAAAAAAAAAAAAAATAATAGAATTAATTAAAAATTTTTTAATATTAATTCTAATTTTAATAGTTCGTTTATTTTTTTTTGAATCATACATAATCTCTTCTGGTTCTATGAAACCAACATTATTTACTGGTGATTGTGTAATAGTTCAAAAATTTTTTATTAATACTAACAATCACAATTATCATATCTGGAAAAATTTTTATAAACCTAAAAGAAATGATGTTATTGTTTTTAAAAATATACATGATAATAATATTAATTATGTCAAAAGAATTGTTGGGGTACCTGGAGATATAATTTTTTATCATCCTTTTGAAAAAAAAATTTATATTATAAAAAATAAGAATTTTTTTTTAAAAAAAAAAGATAAATTTCTTTCTAGTAATTTTATTAAAAATCATAAATATAAGAAATTAAATTTTATTAATACATATCATACACTCAGACTTATATGCTGTACAGAAAAACATAATGGTTATTCTCATGATATAATTATTATAAAAGGGATAAAAAATTGTTTATTTTCTATAAATAGAGGAAATAAATATATTCAAAAATGGGTTTGGATTATTCCAAAAGATCAATATTTTGTTATGGGGGATAATAGAGATAAAAGTTTTGATAGTAGATTTTGGGGGGTAATTTCAAAAAGAAATATTTTAGGAAAAGTAAAATTTATCTGGTTTAGCTGTAACTATACTAGTAAAATTTGGTTAAAAATAGTACGATTTAACAGAATTTTTAAAAAAATTCAATAA
- the lepA gene encoding translation elongation factor 4, which translates to MKYIRNFSIIAHIDHGKSTVSDRLIQACGGLSVREMSEQVLDTMELERERGITIKAQSVAINYTSKKGKNFCLNFIDTPGHVNFAYEVSRSLSACEGALLIIDSTQSVQAQTVANCHSALRMKLSILPVLNKIDLPNSQPDRVCRDIENIIGISTKNIVCCSAKTGQGIPELLEKIITVIPAPIGIEDNPLQALVIDSWFDKYFGVVLLIRIKNGFIMVKDKILVIRTKKIYKVDQLGVFTPKRIFKKSLFCGEVGWIICGIKNISSIQVGETITSFKNPSFKMLSSFKKIKPKIYAGIFPIKNHQYNQLKQALNKLQLNDSSLFYEFDNSQALGFGFRCGFLGMLHMEIIQSRLEREYNIEVILTAPTVIYEIILKKNKKKIYLDNLEKFPKKNLIQEIREPIALCNILTPTKYIGEIINLCIKKRGIQINLVYHDKTTVIQYEIPLSEVISNFFDQLKSISSGYASLEYNFIGFKKSDLVKIDILINSTKIIALSSICHKKNSIFIAKKIIEKIKTIIPRHQFNVPIQAAIENNIISRTTIQQLRKNVLSKCYGGDISRKKKLLQKQKKGKKRMKTFGNINLPQEIFFSVLKIDQ; encoded by the coding sequence ATGAAATATATAAGAAATTTTTCTATTATTGCTCATATTGATCACGGAAAATCTACTGTATCTGATCGTTTAATACAAGCATGCGGTGGATTATCTGTTAGAGAAATGTCGGAACAGGTATTAGATACTATGGAGCTAGAACGAGAACGAGGTATTACTATTAAAGCGCAAAGTGTTGCAATTAATTATACCTCAAAAAAAGGAAAAAATTTTTGTTTAAATTTTATTGATACACCAGGACATGTTAATTTTGCTTATGAAGTGTCTCGTTCATTATCAGCTTGTGAAGGAGCATTATTAATTATAGATTCTACTCAAAGCGTACAAGCTCAAACAGTTGCAAATTGCCATAGTGCTTTGCGAATGAAACTATCTATTTTACCTGTTTTAAATAAAATTGATTTACCAAATTCTCAACCTGATCGAGTTTGTAGAGATATAGAAAATATTATTGGAATATCTACAAAAAATATTGTTTGCTGTTCAGCAAAAACAGGACAAGGGATACCTGAATTATTAGAAAAAATTATTACAGTTATCCCGGCTCCAATAGGAATAGAAGATAATCCTTTACAGGCATTAGTAATTGATTCTTGGTTTGATAAATACTTTGGAGTAGTATTATTAATACGTATTAAAAATGGTTTCATAATGGTTAAGGATAAAATCCTAGTCATTAGGACAAAAAAAATTTATAAAGTTGATCAACTAGGAGTATTTACTCCGAAAAGAATATTTAAAAAGTCTTTATTTTGTGGAGAAGTTGGATGGATAATTTGCGGAATTAAAAATATTTCTTCTATACAAGTTGGGGAAACAATTACATCTTTTAAAAATCCTTCTTTTAAAATGTTATCTAGTTTTAAAAAAATAAAACCTAAAATTTACGCTGGAATATTTCCTATTAAAAACCACCAGTACAATCAATTAAAACAAGCTCTTAATAAACTTCAATTAAATGACTCTTCTTTATTTTATGAATTTGATAATTCACAAGCATTAGGTTTTGGATTTCGATGTGGATTTTTAGGTATGTTGCATATGGAAATTATTCAATCAAGATTAGAAAGAGAATATAATATAGAAGTTATTTTAACAGCCCCTACAGTAATATATGAAATTATATTAAAAAAAAATAAAAAAAAAATTTATTTAGATAACTTAGAAAAATTTCCTAAAAAAAACTTAATTCAAGAAATCAGAGAACCAATAGCATTATGTAATATTCTTACCCCCACTAAATATATAGGAGAAATTATTAATTTATGTATTAAAAAAAGAGGTATTCAAATAAATTTAGTATATCATGATAAAACAACTGTTATTCAATACGAAATTCCATTATCTGAAGTAATTTCTAATTTTTTTGATCAACTCAAATCTATATCTAGCGGGTATGCTTCACTAGAATACAATTTTATTGGATTTAAAAAAAGTGATTTAGTTAAAATTGATATATTGATTAATTCTACAAAAATCATAGCATTATCTTCTATTTGTCATAAAAAAAATTCTATTTTTATAGCAAAAAAAATAATAGAAAAAATTAAAACAATCATACCTAGACATCAATTTAATGTTCCAATTCAAGCTGCTATTGAAAACAATATTATTTCCCGAACTACTATTCAACAACTAAGAAAAAATGTATTATCAAAATGTTACGGAGGGGATATTAGTCGCAAAAAAAAATTATTACAAAAACAAAAAAAAGGAAAAAAAAGAATGAAAACTTTCGGAAATATTAACCTTCCTCAAGAAATATTTTTTTCTGTTCTAAAAATTGACCAATAA
- the mnmA gene encoding tRNA 2-thiouridine(34) synthase MnmA: MKKKRVILAMSGGVDSSVSAWLLLKKGYVVEGLFMKNWDEEDFQDHCPSKKDFIDTNSVCKKLGIVLHTVNFSMEYWEKVFKKFIVEYKKGRTPNPDILCNKVIKFNICFNFAFQCLKADYFATGHYADIRKIRNEYCLYRATDKNKDQSYFLYTIQSNTLSKVLFPLANFHKSKIRKIAQKIQLSVANKKDSTGICFIQPKNFHLFLNKYIPFKIGKIITMSGEFLGLHSGYSYYTIGQRKGLKIGGKKNKNMYPWYVVKKNIYLNTITVVQGSRNPYLLSFGFIIKKISWISLNTYIFPIQCEVQIKYRQKPHMCLIIKQNQKKYIQVFFKKPSLFVTTGQSAVFYLHDHCLGGAIIKKNIPYLP, translated from the coding sequence ATGAAAAAAAAAAGAGTTATCTTAGCAATGTCAGGAGGTGTTGATTCGTCTGTTTCAGCTTGGCTGTTATTAAAAAAAGGATATGTAGTAGAAGGTTTATTTATGAAAAATTGGGATGAAGAAGATTTTCAGGATCATTGTCCTTCTAAAAAAGATTTTATTGATACTAATTCAGTATGTAAAAAATTAGGTATTGTTTTACATACAGTTAATTTTTCTATGGAATATTGGGAAAAAGTATTTAAAAAATTCATTGTTGAATATAAAAAGGGACGAACTCCTAATCCAGATATTTTATGTAATAAAGTAATAAAATTTAATATTTGTTTTAATTTTGCCTTTCAATGTTTAAAGGCAGATTATTTTGCAACTGGTCATTATGCCGATATTAGAAAAATTAGAAATGAATATTGTTTATACAGAGCTACAGATAAAAATAAAGATCAAAGTTACTTTCTTTATACAATACAGTCCAATACTTTATCAAAAGTTTTATTCCCATTAGCAAACTTTCATAAATCAAAAATACGAAAAATAGCACAAAAAATTCAATTAAGTGTAGCTAATAAAAAAGATTCTACTGGAATTTGTTTTATTCAACCTAAAAACTTTCATTTATTTCTTAATAAATACATACCATTTAAAATAGGAAAAATAATTACAATGTCCGGGGAATTTTTAGGATTGCATTCTGGTTATTCGTATTATACTATTGGGCAAAGAAAAGGTTTAAAAATTGGAGGAAAAAAAAATAAAAATATGTATCCTTGGTATGTAGTAAAAAAGAATATTTATTTAAATACTATTACAGTAGTTCAAGGATCTAGAAACCCGTATTTATTATCATTTGGTTTTATAATAAAAAAAATTTCTTGGATTTCACTTAATACATATATATTTCCAATACAATGTGAAGTACAAATAAAGTATAGGCAGAAACCCCATATGTGCTTAATTATTAAACAGAATCAAAAAAAATATATACAGGTTTTTTTTAAAAAACCTAGTTTATTTGTTACTACAGGTCAATCTGCAGTATTTTACTTACATGATCATTGCTTAGGTGGAGCAATTATAAAAAAAAATATACCGTATTTACCATAA
- a CDS encoding enoyl-ACP reductase FabI — MTLLKNKKILIFGVKNKFSIAWGIATSMYKQKAKLAFTYNSKKSKKNIIKLAKSVKSNIILECNVNSDDSIKNLFNNLFNIWGLFDGIVHSIAYVPIFQLNYDYMQIINRLDFLNAHELNSFSLVAIAKISKKFLNSSSTILTLSYIGSIKYVPYYNIMGVTKASLEANVRYLAYSMGKLNIRINAISPGPIKTSSSYGIKNFYKIFQKCKNYSPLKRTVSIEEIGNVASFLCSNLSSGITGQVIYVDAGNNIV; from the coding sequence ATGACTTTATTAAAAAATAAAAAGATATTAATCTTTGGTGTAAAAAATAAGTTTTCTATTGCTTGGGGTATTGCTACCTCTATGTATAAACAAAAAGCAAAATTAGCATTTACATATAATAGTAAAAAATCAAAAAAAAATATCATAAAATTAGCTAAAAGTGTTAAATCTAACATTATTTTAGAATGTAATGTTAATTCTGATGATTCAATAAAAAATTTATTCAATAATCTATTTAATATCTGGGGATTATTTGATGGAATAGTTCATTCTATTGCATACGTCCCTATTTTTCAACTTAATTATGATTATATGCAGATTATTAATCGTTTAGATTTCTTAAATGCTCATGAACTAAACTCTTTTAGCTTAGTAGCTATTGCTAAAATTTCTAAAAAATTTCTTAATTCAAGTTCTACTATTTTAACTTTATCGTATATTGGATCCATAAAATATGTTCCTTATTATAATATAATGGGTGTTACAAAAGCATCATTAGAGGCAAATGTTCGATATTTAGCTTATTCTATGGGTAAATTAAATATACGTATTAACGCAATTTCCCCAGGTCCAATAAAAACATCTTCTTCTTACGGAATAAAAAATTTTTATAAAATATTTCAAAAATGTAAAAATTATAGTCCTCTTAAAAGAACTGTTTCAATTGAAGAAATTGGAAATGTAGCCTCATTCTTATGTTCTAATTTATCTAGCGGTATTACCGGACAGGTTATTTATGTAGATGCTGGAAATAATATTGTTTAA
- a CDS encoding exoribonuclease II: MFQDNSLLIELKNQLRKKKLIVEGIVKSTSQGFGFLEVDSKTTYFIPQKNMKKVIHGDRIAGSIEIENNKEIFHPEKLIESFLKIFIGSIVKKNNCIYIRSYYPYIRDIVFHRYKTSISRSWKNGDWVVAELKKHKLQNSHHFYAHIKKFISEKNNPLSPWYVILSRHNLELTSPIINSIELLKQTIPNDNRVDLTSLDFITIDNCYTKDIDDALFVEKSSSNRLILTVAIADPTEYILADTEVDFIAKKRIFTNYLPGFNISMLPKKLSEDVCSLFPQVKRPVLACRIIIDDNGNIIMDKIEFFLAWIKSQSKLSYEQVSNWLEKSGSWKPENIRIEKQILLLQQIYNIRNLWRQKNALIFQDRPEYRFHLSKKWEVLKISIENRRIAHKIVEESMISANICAAYFLEKKLGFGLYSAHTGFDIFNAKNVVLFLKKYNISYSIEEIMTLSGFCKLKRLLNQLSNGYLDYRICRFQSFGEISIFSKPHFSLGLSSYATWTSPIRKYSDMINHRLIKSVIMGNKRITPPNNTIISNIINRKRKMRMAAKEIEEWLYIKFFKNIDHHNKFYQAKIVDVFKGGLRARLLKNGAFIFIPASYIHKIRKELICSPECGMIYLRNKIYYQVSDIITVKILYINQEKKTIFASLIN; the protein is encoded by the coding sequence ATGTTTCAGGATAATTCTTTGCTTATAGAATTAAAAAATCAGTTACGTAAAAAAAAACTTATAGTAGAGGGAATTGTAAAAAGTACTTCTCAAGGTTTTGGTTTTTTAGAGGTTGATTCTAAAACAACATATTTTATTCCTCAGAAAAATATGAAAAAAGTTATTCATGGTGATAGGATAGCAGGATCAATTGAAATAGAAAATAATAAAGAAATTTTTCATCCTGAAAAATTGATAGAATCATTTTTAAAAATATTTATTGGATCTATTGTAAAAAAAAATAATTGTATTTATATACGATCTTATTATCCTTATATACGTGATATTGTTTTTCATCGATATAAAACTTCGATATCTAGATCTTGGAAAAATGGAGACTGGGTAGTAGCAGAGTTAAAAAAACACAAGTTACAGAATAGTCATCATTTTTATGCACATATAAAAAAATTTATCTCTGAAAAAAATAATCCATTATCACCATGGTATGTAATTTTATCTCGACATAATTTAGAATTAACATCACCTATCATTAATTCTATAGAATTATTGAAACAAACTATTCCTAATGATAATCGTGTAGATTTGACTAGTTTAGATTTTATTACCATTGATAACTGCTATACAAAAGATATTGATGATGCCTTATTTGTAGAAAAAAGTAGTTCTAATAGATTGATTCTTACTGTTGCTATAGCTGATCCGACAGAATATATATTAGCTGATACTGAAGTTGATTTCATAGCAAAAAAACGTATTTTTACAAATTACTTGCCAGGTTTTAATATCTCCATGCTACCAAAAAAATTGTCTGAAGATGTATGTTCTCTATTTCCTCAGGTAAAAAGACCTGTATTAGCTTGTCGCATTATTATTGACGATAATGGAAATATTATTATGGATAAAATAGAATTTTTTTTAGCATGGATTAAATCTCAAAGTAAATTGTCTTATGAACAAGTATCCAATTGGCTAGAAAAATCTGGTTCATGGAAACCAGAGAACATAAGGATTGAAAAACAAATATTGTTGTTACAACAAATATATAATATTAGAAATTTATGGAGACAAAAAAATGCCTTGATATTTCAAGATCGTCCAGAATATAGATTTCATTTATCTAAAAAATGGGAAGTTTTAAAAATATCTATAGAAAATAGACGTATTGCTCATAAAATAGTTGAAGAATCAATGATTTCAGCTAATATCTGTGCTGCATATTTTTTAGAAAAAAAGTTAGGATTTGGATTATATAGTGCGCATACTGGTTTTGATATTTTTAATGCAAAAAATGTAGTTCTTTTTTTAAAAAAATATAATATTTCTTATTCTATAGAAGAGATTATGACTTTATCAGGATTTTGTAAACTAAAAAGATTATTAAATCAATTATCCAATGGATATTTAGATTATCGTATTTGTCGATTCCAATCTTTTGGAGAAATTAGTATTTTTTCTAAACCACATTTTTCATTAGGTTTATCTTCTTATGCTACCTGGACGTCTCCTATTAGAAAATATAGCGATATGATTAATCATCGATTAATTAAATCAGTAATAATGGGAAATAAAAGAATTACCCCTCCTAATAATACAATTATATCAAATATTATTAATAGAAAACGTAAAATGCGTATGGCAGCAAAAGAAATAGAAGAATGGTTGTATATAAAATTTTTTAAAAACATAGATCATCATAATAAATTTTATCAAGCAAAAATTGTAGATGTTTTTAAAGGAGGTTTACGTGCACGTTTATTAAAAAATGGTGCTTTTATTTTTATCCCAGCTTCTTATATTCATAAGATTCGTAAAGAGTTAATATGTAGCCCGGAATGTGGTATGATATATTTAAGAAATAAAATTTATTATCAAGTATCTGATATTATTACAGTCAAAATACTATATATTAATCAGGAAAAAAAAACGATATTTGCATCTTTAATTAATTAA
- the lipB gene encoding lipoyl(octanoyl) transferase LipB yields MIVRDLGLCDWLKINREMKDFTNQRDSNSIDELWFVEHFPVFTYGLLETKNYGSNIKGIPVLYANRGGKITYHGPGQLVIYFLIDLRRKKIKFYKFVKNSEILIIKLLRELNILSHLNNLWPGIYVNKKKICSLGFRITRGCSLYGLSLNIKMDLTPFSYINPCGNKTIIMTQVDHFKKNVSMQKIKNIFIKNFCKLFNYLVTYD; encoded by the coding sequence ATGATTGTTCGAGATTTAGGTTTATGTGATTGGTTAAAAATTAATCGCGAAATGAAAGATTTTACTAATCAACGAGATAGTAATTCAATTGATGAATTATGGTTTGTAGAGCATTTTCCTGTTTTTACTTATGGTTTATTAGAAACAAAAAACTATGGATCAAATATAAAAGGAATACCTGTCTTATATGCAAATAGAGGTGGTAAAATTACATATCATGGACCAGGTCAATTAGTTATCTATTTTTTAATAGATCTCAGAAGAAAAAAAATTAAATTTTATAAATTTGTAAAAAATTCTGAAATACTTATTATAAAATTATTAAGAGAATTAAATATATTATCACATTTAAATAATTTATGGCCGGGTATATATGTTAACAAAAAAAAAATTTGTTCATTAGGTTTTAGGATTACTCGGGGTTGTTCATTATATGGGTTATCACTCAACATAAAAATGGATTTAACTCCTTTTAGTTATATTAATCCCTGTGGAAATAAAACTATTATCATGACTCAAGTAGATCATTTTAAAAAAAATGTTTCTATGCAAAAAATAAAAAATATTTTTATAAAAAATTTTTGTAAATTATTTAATTATTTAGTAACTTATGATTAA
- the lipA gene encoding lipoyl synthase, which produces MVYKKKYTKFNKTEDIDVHTISKILPSNVTQSILKKPNWLKIRLPSNFNKINKVKEILKKNTLHSVCEEAQCPNLPECFNQGTATFMILGDICTRKCPFCAVKKGRALALDTEEPKKIFNTAVQLNLKYIVLTSVSRDDLKDGGAQHFSNCIYEIRKKKDIKIEILVPDFRKKEKVALDVINKYPPDIFNHNIENVPRLYSIVRPGANYNNSLNLLYKFKNMCPKIPTKSGLMLGLGESKQEVIDVLKDLKSVGVSVITIGQYMQPSQNHLSVQKYVTPKEFVILKDIALSLGFDKVFCGPLVRSSYHAHKQYLLH; this is translated from the coding sequence ATGGTTTACAAAAAAAAATATACTAAGTTCAATAAAACAGAAGATATAGATGTACATACGATTTCTAAAATTTTACCCTCCAATGTTACTCAATCAATTTTAAAAAAACCTAATTGGTTAAAAATACGATTACCATCTAATTTTAATAAAATTAATAAAGTAAAAGAAATTTTAAAAAAAAATACATTACATTCAGTATGTGAAGAAGCTCAATGTCCAAATTTACCAGAATGTTTTAATCAAGGAACAGCAACATTTATGATTTTAGGGGATATATGTACTCGAAAGTGTCCTTTCTGTGCAGTTAAAAAAGGTCGAGCTCTTGCCTTAGATACAGAAGAACCTAAAAAAATATTTAATACCGCTGTTCAATTAAATCTGAAATATATAGTTTTAACTTCAGTTTCTAGAGATGATTTAAAAGATGGAGGAGCTCAACATTTTTCTAATTGTATTTACGAAATTCGAAAAAAAAAAGATATTAAAATAGAAATTCTTGTCCCTGATTTTAGAAAAAAAGAAAAAGTAGCTTTAGATGTTATCAATAAATATCCACCAGATATATTTAATCATAATATTGAAAATGTCCCTAGATTATATTCTATTGTTCGCCCTGGAGCAAATTATAACAATTCCTTAAATTTATTATATAAATTTAAAAATATGTGTCCTAAAATTCCTACAAAATCTGGATTAATGCTTGGTTTAGGAGAAAGTAAACAAGAAGTGATTGATGTATTAAAAGATTTAAAATCAGTTGGTGTATCCGTAATTACTATTGGGCAATATATGCAACCTAGTCAAAATCATTTATCTGTTCAAAAATATGTTACCCCTAAAGAGTTTGTTATACTTAAAGATATAGCTTTATCCTTAGGGTTTGATAAAGTATTTTGTGGACCTTTAGTTCGTTCGTCATATCATGCGCATAAACAGTATTTATTACATTAA
- the sppA gene encoding signal peptide peptidase SppA gives MTIFFKAIAKILIWVYKLLKFIREVFFNIILLLIISVFIWIMWGDKKNNFFSDNNNQHGVLVIDLKNVFDEIPMSDISQKINPFNFFNNNDDKKIHISIFEIVKQIQQAEIDPAITGIILKAENCFSCNQVVLEYLGKKLQHFKKSNKPFIAIGDSYSQSEYYLASFADKIFLSKNGTVQINGFSNNKLYFRDLFNICKIHLHVFRIGKYKSAVETFLRNGPSSKAKKIDQSIIQYKWKSFLQTIACNRHITIQDICPNPSVFFHRLKDHYNNYSQYALHYHLIDHIIKKNNIIEHLNNIFKKNKNEKNIHYLDIHQYHIRENIKKISSDKIKIIMANGIIGGDSDDSKNMDIDNVLNEIYYAKNNNDIKAIVLRVNSPGGNVGDSEKIRQKLLELHKCHKPIVISMGEVSASGGYWISTAGDYIIAHPTTITGSIGIFSVIPTIEKLLSTFGINAHRIRSQYFSELSIFHDLSYQDKQKIFLNLSNGYKKFINLVAKSRHKTLKEVHLISQGRVWLGAQAKKIGLVDQIGDIDTAIEKAAELAKIKHYNVMWPKREPTFFKQLKTKMNLSIHSSIKNIFQIFFSKSLVDKIYTFYNNIYIVFNYLKLNKLFVLYLDNYNFI, from the coding sequence ATGACAATATTTTTTAAAGCTATAGCAAAAATTCTGATATGGGTATATAAATTATTAAAGTTTATTAGAGAAGTATTCTTTAATATAATACTACTACTCATTATCAGTGTTTTTATTTGGATAATGTGGGGAGATAAAAAAAATAATTTTTTTTCTGATAACAATAATCAACACGGGGTATTAGTTATAGATTTAAAAAATGTATTTGATGAAATCCCTATGTCAGATATATCTCAAAAAATTAATCCCTTTAATTTTTTTAATAACAATGATGACAAAAAAATACATATTTCTATTTTTGAAATAGTTAAACAAATTCAACAAGCTGAAATTGATCCAGCAATTACTGGAATAATATTAAAAGCAGAAAACTGTTTTTCTTGTAATCAAGTAGTTTTAGAATATCTTGGAAAAAAATTACAGCACTTCAAGAAATCCAATAAACCGTTTATCGCTATTGGGGATAGTTATTCACAAAGCGAATATTATCTAGCAAGTTTTGCAGATAAAATCTTTTTGTCAAAAAACGGAACGGTTCAAATCAATGGTTTTTCAAATAATAAATTATACTTTAGAGATTTATTTAATATATGTAAAATACACTTACATGTGTTTAGAATTGGAAAATATAAATCTGCAGTTGAAACATTTCTAAGAAATGGGCCATCTTCAAAGGCGAAAAAAATAGATCAAAGTATAATTCAATATAAATGGAAAAGTTTTTTGCAAACTATAGCTTGTAATAGACATATTACAATACAAGACATTTGTCCCAATCCTAGTGTATTCTTTCATCGATTAAAAGATCATTATAATAATTATTCTCAATATGCGCTACACTATCATTTAATAGATCATATTATTAAAAAAAATAATATTATCGAACATTTGAATAATATTTTTAAAAAAAATAAAAATGAAAAAAATATTCATTATCTTGATATTCATCAATATCATATTCGAGAAAATATAAAAAAAATATCTTCAGATAAAATTAAAATAATTATGGCTAATGGAATTATTGGAGGCGATTCTGATGATTCTAAAAACATGGATATTGATAATGTTTTAAACGAAATATATTATGCGAAAAATAATAATGATATTAAAGCTATTGTTTTAAGAGTTAATAGTCCTGGAGGGAATGTAGGAGATTCTGAAAAAATAAGACAGAAGTTACTTGAACTACATAAATGTCATAAACCAATTGTAATTTCTATGGGAGAGGTTAGTGCTTCTGGTGGTTACTGGATATCTACTGCAGGTGATTATATCATTGCTCATCCAACAACTATTACTGGTTCTATTGGAATTTTTTCAGTTATTCCAACAATAGAAAAATTATTATCTACTTTTGGTATAAATGCACATAGAATAAGATCTCAATATTTTAGTGAATTAAGTATATTCCACGATTTATCTTATCAAGATAAACAAAAAATTTTCTTAAATCTTTCCAATGGATATAAAAAATTTATAAATCTTGTGGCAAAATCTCGCCATAAAACATTAAAGGAAGTTCATTTAATTTCTCAAGGAAGAGTATGGTTAGGCGCTCAAGCTAAAAAAATAGGATTAGTAGATCAAATCGGGGACATAGATACAGCAATTGAAAAAGCTGCTGAGTTAGCTAAAATCAAGCATTATAATGTAATGTGGCCAAAAAGAGAACCAACTTTTTTTAAACAGTTAAAAACTAAAATGAATTTATCAATTCATTCTAGTATTAAAAATATTTTTCAAATATTTTTTTCTAAATCATTAGTAGATAAAATCTATACATTTTACAATAATATTTATATAGTATTTAATTACTTAAAATTAAATAAATTATTTGTTCTTTATTTAGATAATTATAATTTTATATAA